A genomic region of Mugil cephalus isolate CIBA_MC_2020 chromosome 5, CIBA_Mcephalus_1.1, whole genome shotgun sequence contains the following coding sequences:
- the LOC125008306 gene encoding uncharacterized protein LOC125008306 codes for MATKTTTAMDQTNSPQEEVTPLTRVDVIRLVVNYYLGIIEPEQWAFLLKGNPDDKTRYILAELLMDVMDLMLITQPRLTEEEMRRIKPWERLSSSLGEALPQTLPQLLVVPDNVSRKILESLRILIYRVATVGCIKCMVFASNHPKPFAQYSATILRMVDEMVNRTIKMLCSENKRLMCKCQRRHLKLSLVTSKPRLPEHQEPVESRTSGVNNNDVPESLEVTPDVTDVTPVDVSVPPDTNSVSAFALEDKHDPRSKEKTFVSSVAGELISRALRKSRMPSFTTDSIQAIHQRLYTKIWDEVKSQGLNINPDKLKDMDKAIFQDTCRQLLCSKSSVWIHMVSANPPVEDIIVTSFKKHLKRSEEPGPIKRFFAAVGRAFCRPTVSPTALVS; via the exons AtggcaacaaaaacaaccaccGCCATGGACCAAACAAACAGTCCACAGGAAGAGGTGACTCCTCTGACTAGAGTGGACGTGATTCGCCTTGTTGTGAATTACTACTTGGGGATTATTGAACCCGAGCAGTGGGCCTttctgctgaaaggaaaccctGACGACAAGACCAG GTACATCCTGGCAGAGCTACTCATGGACGTGATGGACTTGATGCTCATCACCCAACCAaggctgacagaggaggagatgagaagaATTAAGCCCTGGGAGCGCCTGTCGTCCAGTTTGGGGGAGGCTCTACCCCAAACTCTTCCTCAACTTCTGGTTGTTCCAGATAACGTCTCTCGCAAGATCTTGGAGTCGTTGAGGATCCTGATATACAGAGTAGCGACAGTAGGGTGTATCAAGTGCATGGTCTTTGCCAGCAATCACCCCAAGCCATTTGCACAGTACAGCGCTACAATACTAAGAATGGTCGACGAAATGGTTAATCGTACCATAAAAATGCTGTGCAGTGAGAACAAGAGATTGATGTGCAAATGTCAACGTCGCCATCTGAAACTCAGCCTGGTCACTTCCAAACCGAGACTCCCTGAACACCAGGAACCCGTGGAGTCAAGAACATCTGGAGTCAACAACAA tgacGTCCCAGAGAGTTTGGAAGTGACTCCCGACGTTACAGACGTCACCCCCGTGGACGTCTCTGTCCCTCCAGACACTAATTCGGTGTCAGCCTTCGCCTTGGAGGACAAACACGATCCAAGATCCAAGGAAAAGACATTTGTGAGCAGTGTCGCAGGGGAGCTCATTTCTCGGGCCCTTAGAAAGTCCAGGATGCCCTCCTTCACTACAGATTCCATCCAAGCCATCCACCAGCGGCTCTACACCAAGATCTGGGATGAAGTTAAGAGCCAGGGTCTTAACATCAACCCGGACAAACTGAAGGACATGGACAAGGCCATTTTCCAGGACACCTGCAGACAGTTACTCTGCTCCAAATCATCTGTGTGGATTCATATGGTCTCAGCGAATCCACCAGTAGAAGATATCATCGTGACTTCTTTCAAAAAGCACCTGAAGAGATCAGAGGAACCTGGGCCCATCAAAAGGTTCTTCGCAGCTGTAGGCAGAGCTTTCTGCAGACCTACAGTCAGCCCCACAGCACTGGTGTCTTAG